Proteins encoded within one genomic window of Companilactobacillus zhachilii:
- the citE gene encoding citrate (pro-3S)-lyase subunit beta, with product MERLRRTMMFVPGNNPAMIKDAGIYGADSIMFDLEDSVSLNEKDTARMLVFEALQNVDYGNSELVVRINGLDTEMGRADIFAMVKAGVQVIRLPKTETPDDVVETEKVIAEAEKFFGIENGRTHMMAAIESAGGVLNAPAIAKASDRLIGIALGAEDYVTMMKTRRYPDGAELSFARNMILHGARAAGIAAFDTVYSDVDNTEGFNHEVEIIHELGFDGKSVINPRQIPLVNAIYAPTEKEIRNAKDVLHAIDEAHKKGSGVISLRGKMVDKPVVARAERTMALAKASHLVDTEGNIYAK from the coding sequence ATGGAACGTTTACGTAGAACCATGATGTTTGTTCCTGGTAACAACCCAGCTATGATCAAAGATGCTGGTATTTACGGAGCTGACTCAATTATGTTTGACCTTGAGGACTCTGTTTCTCTAAATGAAAAAGATACAGCTAGAATGTTGGTCTTTGAAGCATTACAAAATGTTGATTATGGCAATTCTGAATTAGTTGTGAGAATTAACGGTTTGGATACTGAAATGGGCCGAGCTGATATTTTTGCCATGGTTAAAGCTGGTGTACAAGTTATTCGTTTGCCTAAGACAGAAACTCCTGATGATGTTGTTGAAACGGAAAAGGTTATCGCTGAAGCTGAAAAATTTTTTGGCATTGAAAATGGTCGTACACATATGATGGCCGCCATTGAAAGTGCGGGTGGTGTCTTGAATGCCCCAGCTATTGCCAAGGCTTCTGATCGTTTGATTGGGATTGCGCTTGGTGCCGAAGATTATGTCACAATGATGAAGACACGCAGATATCCTGATGGAGCTGAACTTTCATTTGCTCGTAACATGATTTTGCATGGTGCTCGTGCTGCTGGTATTGCGGCCTTTGATACGGTTTATTCAGATGTTGATAACACTGAAGGTTTCAACCACGAAGTTGAAATTATCCATGAACTTGGATTCGATGGCAAATCAGTCATCAATCCTCGTCAAATTCCATTAGTTAATGCAATTTATGCACCAACTGAGAAAGAAATCCGTAATGCTAAAGATGTCTTACATGCGATTGACGAAGCTCACAAGAAGGGTTCAGGTGTTATTTCATTACGCGGTAAGATGGTCGACAAGCCAGTTGTAGCCCGTGCTGAGCGGACAATGGCTCTAGCAAAAGCTTCACATTTAGTTGATACGGAGGGCAACATTTATGCTAAATAA
- the citF gene encoding citrate lyase subunit alpha: MLNKVNREIPDDILKEKNYKPFETTEIGSPETTYVAHQVKVSQGDNKLVESIPEVIEKAGLKNGMTISFHHHFREGDFVFNMVMQEIINEGFQDLTLAPSSLTNVMNDMVIKAIKAGTITHITSSGMRGTLGDFISHGGLKDPVVLRSHGNRARSIENGDIKIDVAFLGVPNADAVGNANAIHGDAVFGSMGYSLMDAKYADKVVLLTDTIMPYPNTPASIEQTQVDYVVKVPKVGDPDKIGSGATRFTKDPKELKIAEMVNQVITHSQYFKDGFSFQTGSGGAALAVSRYLRKSMLAKNIKASFALGGITKPTVDLLEEGLVNKILDVQDFDKGAAASMASNENQQEIDSSWYADPYNKGAAVNQLDVCILSALEIDTKFNVNVMTGSDGVLRGAIGGHQDAANAKLTIISAPLVRGRIATVVNDVTTVVTPGDSIDVLVTEVGIAINPKRKDLIEALKNVPGVPVYTIEELQKRAQAIVGKSEPLEFTDRPVALIEYRDGSLIDTVYQVKD; the protein is encoded by the coding sequence ATGCTAAATAAAGTAAATCGTGAAATTCCTGATGATATTTTAAAAGAAAAGAACTACAAACCATTTGAAACAACTGAAATTGGCAGTCCCGAAACAACTTATGTGGCTCACCAAGTAAAAGTTTCTCAAGGTGATAATAAATTAGTTGAATCAATTCCAGAAGTGATTGAAAAGGCTGGTTTGAAGAATGGTATGACCATTTCTTTCCACCATCATTTCCGTGAAGGTGACTTTGTTTTTAACATGGTCATGCAAGAAATTATTAATGAAGGTTTCCAAGATTTAACACTTGCTCCTAGTTCACTAACAAACGTTATGAACGATATGGTAATTAAGGCTATCAAAGCGGGAACAATTACCCACATCACTTCATCTGGTATGCGTGGAACACTAGGTGACTTTATTTCTCACGGTGGTTTAAAAGACCCAGTTGTTCTACGTTCACATGGTAACCGTGCTCGTTCAATCGAAAATGGTGATATCAAGATTGATGTTGCTTTCTTAGGTGTCCCAAATGCGGATGCTGTTGGTAACGCTAATGCCATTCATGGTGATGCGGTCTTTGGTTCAATGGGTTATTCATTGATGGATGCTAAGTATGCTGACAAGGTCGTCTTGTTAACCGATACAATCATGCCTTATCCAAACACTCCAGCCAGCATTGAACAAACACAAGTTGATTACGTTGTGAAAGTTCCTAAGGTCGGAGATCCTGATAAAATTGGTTCCGGTGCAACTCGTTTTACTAAGGACCCTAAGGAATTGAAGATTGCGGAAATGGTTAACCAAGTAATTACTCATTCACAATACTTCAAAGATGGCTTTAGTTTCCAAACGGGTTCTGGTGGTGCTGCCCTTGCCGTCAGTCGTTATCTTAGAAAATCAATGCTTGCTAAGAATATTAAGGCCTCATTTGCTTTAGGTGGAATTACTAAGCCAACGGTTGATTTACTTGAAGAAGGTCTTGTTAACAAGATTTTAGATGTCCAAGATTTCGATAAAGGTGCTGCTGCAAGTATGGCAAGCAATGAGAACCAACAAGAAATTGATTCTTCATGGTATGCTGATCCATATAACAAGGGTGCTGCCGTTAATCAACTAGATGTCTGCATCTTGTCAGCTTTGGAAATCGATACTAAGTTTAACGTTAACGTTATGACTGGTTCTGATGGTGTCTTGCGTGGAGCCATTGGTGGACACCAAGATGCTGCTAACGCTAAATTGACTATTATTTCTGCACCACTTGTTCGTGGTCGTATCGCCACAGTTGTGAATGACGTGACAACCGTTGTTACACCTGGTGATAGCATTGATGTTTTAGTTACTGAAGTTGGTATTGCTATCAACCCTAAACGTAAAGACTTAATTGAAGCCTTGAAGAATGTTCCCGGAGTTCCTGTTTATACCATTGAAGAACTTCAAAAACGTGCCCAAGCAATTGTTGGTAAGTCAGAACCACTTGAATTTACTGACAGACCAGTTGCTTTGATTGAATACCGTGATGGTAGTTTGATCGATACAGTTTACCAAGTTAAAGACTAG
- the citX gene encoding citrate lyase holo-[acyl-carrier protein] synthase — MLEQKQLLSQVKSNQSLVSAKLNTPGPIKNNYYLADFFQKGLNIFLQGMKVDYRLLWDVATGSEAFLIVAGEAKDIKKIAIEFEDSNEFGRLFDIDVLVVDNGVIRPLSRQEFAQPERKCLMCDKPAKVCARSRTHSVEAMQAYINKLINKNLEILWN; from the coding sequence GTGTTAGAACAGAAGCAGTTGTTAAGCCAAGTGAAAAGTAATCAATCATTAGTCAGTGCTAAGTTGAATACTCCCGGTCCCATTAAAAACAATTATTATTTAGCCGACTTTTTTCAAAAAGGATTAAATATCTTTTTACAAGGGATGAAAGTTGACTATCGATTATTGTGGGACGTTGCCACTGGTTCTGAAGCTTTCTTAATTGTTGCTGGCGAGGCGAAAGATATTAAAAAAATTGCGATTGAATTTGAGGATAGCAATGAATTTGGCCGCCTGTTTGATATCGATGTCTTAGTGGTTGATAATGGTGTTATTCGTCCGTTAAGTCGGCAAGAGTTTGCCCAGCCAGAACGGAAATGTTTAATGTGTGATAAACCGGCCAAAGTTTGTGCCCGCAGTCGCACACATAGTGTTGAAGCTATGCAAGCTTATATAAATAAACTAATTAATAAAAATTTGGAGATCTTATGGAATTAA
- the citG gene encoding triphosphoribosyl-dephospho-CoA synthase CitG gives MELRTRLANAALKALLYEVDVQPKPGLVDPVDHTTHLDMDVFTFIDSAVSLRPYFERFAQAGIDFAGEDLTKLFHEIRPIGMEAEKAMFEATGDINTHKGAIFSLGILLAAAGFDEKNIRQTTERMLRGLTEHDFKDLDKKKQLTNGEKMFLQYGITGIRGEAERGYPTVFEKSLPYLKAHFGNDFGTVLLDTLMVIVSESYDSNVVKRGNLESLENIQKYAENILVEGGCSHTEGRETLDDMNSYCNENNLSLGGSADLLIVTIFLFLI, from the coding sequence ATGGAATTAAGGACACGTTTAGCCAACGCGGCATTGAAAGCTCTATTATACGAAGTAGATGTACAACCTAAACCAGGTTTAGTTGATCCGGTCGATCATACGACCCATTTAGATATGGATGTGTTTACTTTTATCGACAGTGCTGTGTCATTACGACCATACTTTGAACGCTTTGCTCAGGCAGGAATTGATTTTGCTGGTGAAGATTTAACGAAACTTTTCCATGAAATTCGTCCAATTGGGATGGAAGCTGAAAAAGCAATGTTTGAAGCTACTGGGGATATTAATACCCATAAAGGAGCCATTTTCTCCTTGGGAATTTTGTTGGCGGCAGCCGGCTTCGATGAGAAAAATATCCGTCAGACAACTGAGAGAATGTTGCGAGGACTAACTGAACATGATTTCAAAGATCTCGATAAAAAGAAACAATTAACTAATGGTGAGAAGATGTTTCTACAATATGGCATTACAGGCATTCGTGGAGAAGCCGAACGTGGCTATCCAACCGTGTTTGAAAAATCGTTGCCATATCTTAAAGCTCACTTTGGCAATGATTTTGGAACAGTCTTATTAGATACCTTGATGGTGATTGTTTCTGAATCATACGATTCCAATGTTGTGAAACGTGGAAACCTTGAGTCATTAGAAAATATTCAAAAATATGCTGAGAATATTTTAGTAGAAGGTGGTTGTAGCCATACTGAGGGTCGTGAAACACTCGACGATATGAACAGTTACTGCAATGAAAACAATTTGAGCCTCGGCGGAAGTGCCGATTTACTGATTGTTACAATTTTCTTGTTTTTGATATAA
- a CDS encoding SpaA isopeptide-forming pilin-related protein codes for MKLIKREYIAMSIIVMAILGLFIAFWFLIMPDAQIVEAATTQSPPVTTTATTTPPGSTSSTALKSVTTATASNTTAPAVTTPTASTTTATPVAKATTTTTTATITTTGNTTIPKVELSVSGLTGADAIVTDMQGNPVKPSDDLYTWLDFKINYNWSIPDGVQINSGDTVPFELPSGLAPPSDLTFPIFDSNNVKIGTATIKAGQSTGTITFNDALEHTSKNRHGTLQFIAKGTNTGSGNEGNNWMFNKNGWIAAYGLEGAPNELTWNIAFNPNSNTLTNVVITDTLGPNQEYIPGSLTAIAGHFENGNFVSDGYYLSPTVTTDGNKVIITFPDKITTSVDIFYRTKVTANPDGTNTWTNHATMGSSEGDYEVDSSTSWGGSGTGNGDQKTGSITLTKTDDVTGKALAGAVYELKDSTGKVITADATTDETGKLVISDLPYGTYTLTEVKAPDGYTLNPNPIEFTIPDNKVLDITAEQKDTAEKGAVILKKLDALTNATIAGATFNLLDKDGNIIKEGLVTDGSGQISVSDLTPGEYQFVETSPATGYIPDDTPILFTVLPNQTTPVELEKLNNELHSDSDTGSVVLTKFDATLKNTLPGAIYNLLDSQGNVLYENLTTDKNGQITVPQLVAGDYSFVEVAAPEGYEVNPDPIKFTVTKDMESKVQATDKQKPTEPGVTEPPTNPGPPTEPGKPKPPVNPGPPTEPGKPEPPVNPGPPTEPGKPEPPVNPGPTEPGKPKPLLLIPDLLNQANQNLLSQTLVQLNQVNQVQILALA; via the coding sequence ATGAAATTAATTAAACGAGAATACATAGCGATGTCTATTATAGTCATGGCTATCCTAGGTTTATTCATTGCCTTTTGGTTTCTAATTATGCCTGACGCTCAAATTGTTGAGGCGGCTACAACTCAATCTCCACCAGTAACTACCACAGCAACAACTACTCCACCTGGATCGACTAGTAGCACTGCTCTAAAGAGTGTTACAACTGCTACTGCTTCTAATACGACAGCACCGGCTGTCACCACTCCTACGGCAAGTACAACTACCGCAACTCCAGTTGCTAAAGCAACAACTACGACAACAACAGCTACGATTACTACTACCGGCAATACTACTATTCCTAAAGTCGAATTATCTGTCTCAGGTTTGACTGGTGCCGATGCTATCGTAACTGATATGCAAGGAAACCCTGTTAAGCCATCAGATGACCTATATACTTGGTTAGATTTCAAAATCAATTATAACTGGAGTATCCCTGATGGTGTTCAAATCAATTCTGGCGATACTGTTCCTTTTGAATTACCTAGTGGACTAGCTCCACCTAGTGATCTAACATTTCCTATTTTTGATTCAAATAATGTAAAAATCGGTACCGCTACGATTAAAGCTGGTCAATCAACTGGTACCATTACTTTCAATGATGCCCTAGAGCACACTAGCAAGAATCGTCATGGTACTTTACAGTTCATTGCCAAAGGTACCAATACTGGATCTGGTAACGAAGGTAATAACTGGATGTTCAACAAAAATGGTTGGATTGCCGCTTATGGCTTGGAGGGAGCTCCCAATGAACTAACTTGGAACATTGCTTTCAACCCTAATAGCAATACTTTAACTAATGTTGTTATTACAGATACACTGGGTCCCAACCAAGAATATATCCCCGGCTCATTAACCGCTATTGCTGGACATTTTGAAAATGGTAATTTCGTCAGTGATGGTTACTATCTATCACCTACCGTTACTACTGATGGCAACAAAGTCATTATCACTTTTCCTGACAAAATTACTACTTCAGTTGATATTTTCTATCGTACCAAAGTAACCGCAAACCCTGATGGAACCAATACTTGGACTAACCATGCAACTATGGGTTCCAGCGAAGGTGATTACGAAGTAGACTCCTCAACTTCTTGGGGTGGTTCTGGTACTGGTAACGGTGATCAAAAGACTGGCTCCATTACCTTAACTAAAACAGACGATGTCACCGGAAAAGCTTTAGCGGGCGCTGTCTATGAATTAAAAGATAGCACGGGCAAAGTTATTACCGCTGATGCCACAACTGATGAAACTGGTAAATTAGTCATCTCTGATCTTCCTTACGGTACTTACACCCTAACAGAAGTTAAAGCTCCCGATGGCTACACCTTAAACCCTAACCCAATCGAATTTACTATCCCTGACAATAAGGTCCTCGACATCACTGCTGAGCAAAAAGATACTGCTGAGAAAGGTGCTGTTATCCTAAAGAAACTTGACGCTTTAACAAATGCCACAATTGCTGGAGCAACATTCAACTTACTCGACAAAGATGGCAACATCATTAAAGAAGGTCTTGTTACCGATGGGAGTGGTCAAATCTCCGTCTCTGATTTAACCCCTGGCGAATATCAGTTTGTCGAAACAAGTCCTGCTACAGGCTATATCCCTGACGATACCCCAATTTTATTCACTGTTCTTCCTAACCAAACAACACCGGTAGAATTGGAAAAGCTCAATAATGAATTACATTCTGATTCTGATACTGGTAGTGTTGTTTTAACTAAATTTGACGCTACTCTAAAAAATACTTTACCTGGAGCAATTTATAACTTGTTAGATAGTCAAGGTAATGTACTTTACGAAAATCTAACTACTGATAAGAATGGTCAAATTACTGTTCCACAATTAGTAGCTGGAGATTATTCATTCGTTGAAGTAGCTGCTCCTGAAGGTTATGAAGTAAATCCAGATCCTATCAAATTTACTGTAACAAAAGATATGGAAAGCAAAGTTCAAGCAACCGATAAACAAAAGCCAACTGAACCCGGCGTTACTGAACCTCCTACTAACCCCGGTCCTCCGACTGAACCTGGTAAACCAAAGCCTCCCGTTAACCCTGGTCCCCCTACAGAACCCGGTAAACCAGAGCCTCCTGTTAACCCTGGTCCTCCGACTGAACCCGGTAAGCCAGAGCCTCCTGTTAACCCTGGTCCGACTGAACCTGGCAAACCAAAGCCCCTGTTACTAATCCCGGACCTACTGAACCAAGCAAACCAGAACCTCCTGTCACAAACCCTGGTCCAACTGAACCAAGTAAACCAAGTCCAAATCCTGGCCCTAGCGTAG
- a CDS encoding YhgE/Pip domain-containing protein, translating into MIKAEWKYILKHKLMVIVFIVMIFIPSIYSVTFLKSMWDPYGELQDLPVAVVNHDKGLNYQGTNLHVGQDLTKNLSKSKAMDFHVLDSNIAANKGLKNGKYYMVITIPKNFSKNATTLLNKKPQKMVLNYETSAGHNFTASKMTAQAAQKAAQEVSQQVTKTYSKTMFTAIKQVSKGMATAANGSRKLVSGSTKVADANQQITTGLTTLANSSLTFANGSKTLTLGLEQYMAGVNQASNGSQTLTNGLNQLNNKSATLVNGANQLSSGGNSLTTGLQNYTNGVSELNAATDTLSTGANNLGQGTSQLSTSATTLNSGLSKLQAASQDLTDNLQKVSSGLTSNSTQLNNSITNLKQQLANNDSNQAQAIKTDLNSLQKELDSASLTSKVAQVADQQGLTASQKAAILAAVSSPNTELTQSLDTLNTDLNILLTKQTTAANQLDTLQSSLSNSQNNLSTEISQLTNGSTQLTNQLGVATVGMNQLNTGIGEVNLNTSKLAHSTSQLHSGTNQLANNGSALNTGAKALSSGINAMNIQIPSLTSGISQLDNGANNLNSGLTQLRTNGLKLSNGANTLTSGASQLASGSQNLATGSTQLGSGINQITSGNQTLAKQLAAGAKKSHLRPTNLTYNQLAQPVTTNHKERDKAPNNGTGMAPYMLSVSLFVGALAFNLMFDIYTPRKFPRTGIAWWASKATTTGTFALGESLAVFILLNLIDGLKPVQTFPTFIVLFLTSLMFMSIICWLNLVLGKVGSFLSMILLVFQLGGSAGTYPIQLSNHFFNAIHPYLPMSYSVSALRQTLMIGDSANPDIFTILAITISFAVLTIIFFIIRKSRFNEIDFTKEAAEHSEV; encoded by the coding sequence ATGATCAAAGCAGAATGGAAATATATCCTCAAACATAAATTAATGGTCATAGTTTTCATAGTAATGATTTTTATCCCCTCGATTTATTCAGTCACCTTCCTTAAATCTATGTGGGATCCTTATGGTGAATTACAAGATTTACCCGTGGCCGTCGTCAATCATGATAAAGGTCTTAATTATCAAGGAACAAACTTACACGTTGGCCAAGATTTAACCAAAAATCTCAGTAAATCAAAAGCGATGGACTTTCATGTTCTCGATTCCAACATTGCTGCCAATAAGGGACTTAAAAATGGCAAATATTATATGGTTATCACCATTCCCAAAAACTTTTCTAAAAATGCGACAACCTTGCTTAATAAAAAGCCTCAAAAAATGGTTTTAAATTATGAAACAAGTGCTGGTCATAACTTCACTGCTTCTAAAATGACTGCCCAAGCCGCTCAAAAAGCTGCTCAAGAAGTCTCTCAACAAGTTACCAAGACATACTCTAAAACCATGTTTACCGCGATTAAACAAGTTTCTAAAGGTATGGCTACGGCCGCAAATGGCAGTCGAAAATTAGTTTCTGGAAGTACCAAAGTAGCCGATGCCAATCAACAAATAACTACGGGATTGACCACACTAGCTAACAGTTCCCTGACTTTCGCTAATGGTTCTAAAACTCTCACACTTGGTCTTGAGCAATACATGGCAGGTGTCAATCAAGCTTCAAACGGATCACAAACTTTGACTAATGGTCTTAATCAATTAAATAACAAGTCGGCCACGTTAGTTAATGGTGCCAATCAACTATCTAGTGGTGGCAACAGCTTAACTACTGGTTTACAAAACTATACAAACGGCGTCAGCGAACTTAATGCAGCCACCGATACTTTATCAACAGGTGCCAACAATCTAGGTCAAGGAACTTCCCAGTTATCAACCAGTGCCACGACCTTAAATTCCGGTCTATCCAAATTGCAAGCTGCCAGTCAAGATCTAACTGATAACTTGCAAAAAGTCAGTTCTGGTCTAACTTCTAATTCAACCCAATTAAACAATTCCATTACTAATTTAAAACAACAATTAGCCAATAATGATTCCAATCAGGCTCAAGCAATCAAAACTGATTTAAACAGTTTACAAAAAGAGCTAGACTCCGCCAGTCTCACATCCAAAGTTGCTCAAGTTGCCGATCAACAAGGACTGACTGCTAGTCAAAAGGCAGCAATCTTAGCCGCTGTAAGTAGTCCTAATACCGAACTGACCCAATCCTTAGATACATTAAATACTGACCTAAACATCCTTCTGACGAAACAGACAACCGCCGCCAACCAGCTTGATACATTACAAAGCTCCCTTTCAAACTCGCAAAATAATTTATCCACTGAAATTTCCCAGTTAACTAACGGTTCAACTCAATTAACAAATCAATTAGGCGTTGCTACTGTTGGCATGAATCAACTAAATACCGGTATCGGAGAAGTTAACCTCAATACTTCTAAACTAGCTCACAGTACATCCCAGCTACATTCGGGCACTAACCAATTAGCTAATAATGGTTCGGCTTTAAACACTGGAGCTAAAGCTTTAAGTAGTGGCATCAATGCCATGAATATACAAATACCTAGTTTAACTTCAGGTATTTCACAATTAGATAACGGAGCTAATAACTTAAATTCTGGTCTGACTCAACTACGTACTAATGGCCTAAAATTAAGCAATGGCGCAAATACATTGACTAGTGGGGCTTCACAATTAGCCAGTGGTTCACAAAATTTAGCAACCGGTTCAACTCAATTAGGATCAGGCATTAATCAAATTACTTCTGGTAATCAAACTTTAGCAAAACAATTGGCTGCTGGAGCTAAAAAATCCCATTTAAGACCAACCAACCTAACATATAATCAACTGGCTCAACCTGTAACGACCAATCACAAAGAACGTGACAAAGCACCAAACAATGGAACTGGTATGGCTCCTTACATGTTGTCAGTCTCTCTCTTTGTCGGCGCCCTAGCGTTCAACTTAATGTTTGATATTTACACACCTAGAAAGTTCCCTAGAACTGGTATCGCTTGGTGGGCCAGCAAGGCAACAACTACCGGTACTTTTGCTTTAGGCGAATCATTAGCCGTTTTCATCCTCTTGAATTTGATTGACGGACTAAAGCCAGTCCAGACTTTTCCAACCTTCATCGTCTTATTTTTAACTAGCCTGATGTTTATGTCGATCATTTGTTGGTTGAATCTCGTTTTGGGTAAAGTTGGTTCCTTCCTAAGTATGATTCTCTTAGTCTTCCAACTTGGTGGCTCTGCCGGAACTTATCCAATCCAACTTTCCAACCACTTCTTCAATGCTATTCATCCCTATCTACCAATGAGTTATAGCGTTTCTGCACTAAGACAAACATTAATGATTGGTGATTCTGCAAACCCTGATATCTTTACGATTCTTGCCATCACGATTAGTTTTGCTGTTTTGACCATCATCTTCTTTATCATCAGAAAATCTCGTTTCAACGAAATAGACTTTACTAAGGAAGCCGCTGAACATTCTGAGGTTTAA
- a CDS encoding TetR/AcrR family transcriptional regulator: MKKVDLRVQKTNQALQAAFRTLASKTSYRNITVKELTETAHINRKTFYLHFDSIDDFSDTVVDEIADKLLELMLSKPLSQGLAEPGYIFDKVLDFFQESREFYTLMMTSDDYSFLARKVEIKIARGLSQALYAAFDISELDAFVCANFLIRNTMLLFRIYNENRMRLDRNEFRDRLIRLDSSGLSTFIDVKRNIRK; the protein is encoded by the coding sequence ATGAAAAAAGTTGATTTACGTGTTCAGAAAACAAACCAAGCGCTACAAGCGGCGTTTCGTACCTTGGCAAGTAAGACTAGTTATCGCAATATTACCGTTAAAGAATTAACGGAAACAGCTCATATTAATCGCAAGACATTTTATCTACATTTTGATTCGATTGATGATTTTTCCGATACAGTAGTCGATGAAATTGCCGATAAGTTGTTGGAATTGATGCTATCCAAGCCCTTAAGTCAAGGTTTGGCCGAACCAGGCTATATTTTTGATAAAGTGTTGGATTTCTTCCAAGAGTCACGTGAGTTTTATACATTAATGATGACCTCAGATGATTACAGCTTTTTAGCCAGAAAAGTTGAGATAAAAATTGCTAGAGGATTGTCGCAAGCTTTGTATGCGGCTTTTGATATATCAGAGTTAGATGCCTTTGTCTGTGCCAATTTTTTGATTCGAAATACAATGTTACTGTTTAGAATTTATAATGAAAATCGAATGAGGTTGGATCGAAATGAATTCCGAGATCGATTGATTCGGCTGGATTCTAGTGGTTTAAGTACCTTTATTGATGTGAAGCGAAATATTAGAAAATAA
- the rpoN gene encoding RNA polymerase factor sigma-54: MELKQNLNQKQVQGLSLTQGMRQSILILQSDAIDLADYLNEQSLENPLFDVRVNLDMPFIDNEGSGSYQIKDEQQSLFEYLLDQVQLTMRKTPLRDLVVYLIEQLDPNGYLTLSDDEIFDEVDDITPIMLLDAKTLLHQLDPPGIGARDLQECLYLQAEADNANKAIMSMLSDNFELFTKHEWKKLKRALKISNAELQEDINFIQSLSANPGQRYTSQNEQYVVPELAVKKNGDKLTLSITKYGQPQLIFAEETYDNLVKSTDEDVKKYIRDKYNQYQTLEYNLQRRIDTVSIIGKCIVKAQYKFFMQETDSLAPLLIRDVAQKLQMSESTVSRTINGKYIQTDFGIFELKQFFSRRSKVTVGEAQSVDQVKNKIKGILNDEDKKKPLSDQKISDMLKEDGLQIARRTVAKYREQLGYPSTSRRRI; the protein is encoded by the coding sequence ATGGAGCTTAAACAGAATTTAAACCAAAAACAAGTTCAAGGGTTATCTTTGACGCAAGGGATGCGCCAATCAATTTTAATTTTGCAATCGGATGCCATTGATTTGGCTGATTATTTGAATGAACAGAGTTTGGAGAATCCGCTGTTTGACGTGCGGGTCAATTTAGATATGCCATTTATTGATAACGAGGGTAGTGGTTCATATCAAATTAAAGATGAGCAACAATCGTTGTTTGAATACTTATTAGATCAAGTTCAATTGACGATGCGTAAAACACCATTACGTGATTTGGTAGTTTACTTGATTGAGCAGCTTGATCCGAATGGTTATTTAACGCTATCAGATGATGAAATTTTTGATGAGGTAGACGATATTACCCCAATTATGTTGTTGGATGCGAAGACTTTGTTGCATCAACTCGATCCTCCCGGGATAGGGGCTCGTGACTTACAAGAATGTCTTTACTTACAAGCTGAAGCTGATAATGCTAATAAAGCTATTATGTCGATGTTGAGTGATAATTTTGAATTATTTACTAAGCATGAATGGAAGAAGTTAAAGCGTGCTCTAAAAATCTCCAATGCTGAATTACAAGAGGATATCAATTTTATTCAGTCATTATCCGCAAATCCTGGTCAACGTTATACATCACAAAATGAACAATACGTCGTTCCAGAGTTAGCTGTTAAGAAAAATGGTGACAAGTTGACGTTATCAATAACTAAATATGGTCAACCACAGTTGATTTTTGCGGAGGAAACGTATGATAATTTGGTTAAATCAACTGATGAGGATGTTAAGAAGTATATTCGGGATAAATATAATCAATATCAAACATTGGAATATAATTTACAACGCCGCATAGATACAGTCTCAATTATTGGCAAGTGTATCGTGAAGGCTCAATATAAATTCTTCATGCAAGAAACAGATTCATTGGCACCATTATTGATTCGGGATGTGGCACAAAAGTTACAAATGAGTGAATCAACCGTTAGTCGGACAATTAATGGCAAGTATATTCAAACTGACTTTGGTATTTTTGAATTGAAACAATTCTTCTCACGTCGTAGTAAAGTCACTGTAGGTGAAGCCCAATCGGTTGATCAAGTGAAGAATAAAATCAAAGGTATTTTGAACGATGAAGATAAGAAGAAACCATTGAGTGACCAAAAGATTTCCGATATGTTGAAGGAAGATGGCTTACAGATTGCCAGAAGAACTGTGGCAAAATATCGTGAGCAATTAGGTTATCCATCAACAAGCCGCCGTCGAATTTAA